The genome window ATCCCGATGCATTGCTTCAGGTCGAGCACGACAAACTCAATGGGTTTCTTTTCGCAGATTTCCGCGATGAACTGTTTCATTGGTGCTGCGATTTTAAAAGAACCCCGACCGATTACCCGGACAAATAGTTTTCCGTCCGTAATTGCAGCTTGCAGATCGTCGTTGGGTTGTTCTGTTTCCAGCATATAAAAAAGCTTCCTGACACGTGTTGTTTGCTACTTTCTAAAAATTCTAATCGCCGCTGTCTGACAGTGCAAATGTTAATAGAGAAAACCTCATTTTGCAGGTTCAATGATCAGGACGCATTCTCCTTTGACCGTTCGTCCGCTGAAACGCTGCCGGATTTCTGCTGCGGTTCCGCTGATTAATTCTTCAAATTTTTTTGTCAGTTCGCGAGCCACGAACACCTTGCGGTTTTCTCCCAAAACCGTTTCGATTTCATCAATCAGTTTGAGCATACGGTAGGGGGATTCATAGAGAATCACCGGGACCGGTACCTCGGCGCACTGTTCCAGGAGCTTGCGGCGGGCTCCGCTCTTTCGGGCAGGGAATCCTGCAAACAGAAAGCCGTGACCTCCGAAGCCGCTTAAGGCCAGCGCTGTCGTCACCGCCGTTGGGCCCGGTGCCGAGGTGATCATCAGCTCCGCATCGCGGCAGGCGGCAACAATTCGCGAGCCGGGGTCGGAAATGCACGGCATACCCGAGTCGGTCACCATCGCGATAACTTCACCGTTGCGAATGCGGTTGAGGATTTCTTCGCACCGCTGCGCTTCATTGAATTTATGGCAGCTGATGCAGTGTGTTCTGATGTCAAAGTGAGTCAGCAGTTTGCGGGTTTGCCGGGTATCTTCTGCCAGAATCAGGCTGGCTTCCTTCAGGGTTTCAATGCCGCGGGCGGTCATATCCCCCAGGTTCCCGATCGGCGTTCCGACAATGTAAAGTCCGGCATCCATTAGAGTTCCTCCAGTTTTTCCACCACCTCGCACAGCGGCAGACCGACTACGTTGGAATAGGAGCCGGCGACTCGTCGTACCATTTTTGCAGCTCCGCCCTGGATTGCATAGGCTCCGGCTTTATCCATCGGCTCTCCGCTGGCCACATAGTCGGAGATTTCTTTTTCAGAAAGCGTTCGAAAGGTTACTTCCGTTTCAATATGAAAACAGTCCGTGCGATCCAAAAACCGGATGCACACCCCGGTCATTACCTCGTGGGTGCGATCAGACAGGGACCGCAGCATTTTCTTAGCTTCCTTTTTATTGTTCGGTTTTCCCAGAATGCGGCCTTCGCAGACCACGGCAGTGTCTGCGGCAAGAATCACTGCGCCTGCGGCAGAAATGCTTTCTGCTTTTTCCCGGGCAGTACGCATCACAAACGCGGCCGGAGTTTCGTCGGGGAGCGGGGCTTCATCAATTTCCGGGATCATGACCTCAAACGGCAGGCCTGCCTGACGAAGCAGTTCGGCGCGTCGCGGAGATCCGCTTGCCAAAATCAGTTTTTCGTTGGTGCTCATAAAGAATAAACAGTAAGGTTTTAAAAATATTTAACGCCGGAGGATAGAGGACTTATGCAGAAATACCACTTTAATAAACGGGTTCTAGTGACTGGCGGTGCCGGCTTTCTGGGCTCACATCTTTGTGAAGCATTACTGAAGCAGAATTGTGATGTCGTTTGCGTTGATAATTTTTTTACCGGCCGAAGGGGCAATGTGGCTCACTTGCTGGATAATCCCAATTTCGAAATTCTTCGTCACGACATCACGTTTCCTCTGTTTGTGGAAGTGGACGAAATCTATAATCTGGCTTGTCCTGCTTCACCGCCGCATTATCAGCACGATCCGGTCCAGACCACAAAAACCAGTGTGATCGGCGCCATCAATATGCTCGGGCTGGCCAAGCGGGTCGGTGCAAAAATCTTTCAGGCATCGACCAGTGAGGTGTACGGCGATCCGGATATCCATCCGCAGCCGGAAAGCTACTGGGGACGTGTCAACCCCATCGGAACACGCTCCTGTTATGATGAAGGAAAACGCTGTGCCGAAACCTTGTTTTTTGACTATCGTCGTCAGATGGATATGCCGATCAAGGTCGTTCGCATCTTCAACACCTACGGCCCGCACATGCATCCCAATGACGGGCGGGTGGTCAGCAACTTTATTATGCAGGCGTTGCGCGGCGATGACATCACCATTTACGGCGACGGCACCCAGACGCGATCTTTCTGCTATGTCAGCGACCTGATCGATGGATTCCTCAAGCTGATGGATACGCCACACGAAGTGACCGGCCCGATCAATATTGGAAATCCCGGCGAGTTTACCATGATCGAACTGGCTGAAAAGGTGATTCAGTTGACCGGATCCAAGTCAAAGCTCGTCTTCAAGCCGCTGCCGTCGGACGATCCAAAGCAGCGTCGTCCGGACATTACTCAGGCAAAAGAAAAACTCGGATGGGAACCTAAAGTAAATCTGGAAGCTGGACTCAAGCCGACTATTAAATATTTCAAGCAATACGTTTAGCGTTTTGTGGTTTTGCCAGGGAAGATGAATTCGACAGCGATGCATCCATTGTGTCCGTTCAGGAGCTGTCGCAGGAGGATAAAGACGGGGGTCCTGAGCAGCTTCTGAAAATCACGACCACGCAGTCCGATGCGGAAATGGCAGGGGAGATGCGTGTATCTGTTGAGCTGAAAGACAAAAACAACAAAACCTATTTTGGAAAATCAAGATGCCGACTCCCAAATATAAGCTGAGTCTGCCGGGGTCGGCTCCGACGGGATATGTTGAATGGAGAATCTGAGTCGATTCCTCATTGATGCGCCGACCCAGGTTTACAGGATACAGCATCGAGTTGTTTTATGATGGTAAAGGTGGGCCGCAGTTGCTGGACGCAGAATATGAAGACTGCGATTCGGCGGAAGAGCTGGCTGCCCGCAATGCGGATTCGGTTCTCATCAAGCTGAAACGACTTGCCCGAGCGGATTTTCCAAAAGGAAACAGGTGATTTGGAGAACTACCCGCGATAGCGGTTGGTGACCGGCATGCGCCGGTCGCGTCCGAATGCTTTCGGAGTAATTTTGATACCGGGCGGTCCCTGACGGCGTTTGTATTCGCTCAGATCCGTCAGCCGGACAGCTTGGCGCACGGCGGCTTCGTCGAATCCGGCGGCCAGCATGGCGTCGATGCCCATGTCTTTTTCCACGTAGGCTTCGAGAATCGGGTCCAGTACTTCATAGGGCGGCAGGCTGTCGGTGTCCTGCTGGTCCGGCCTCAGCTCGGCCGATGGCGGACGTTCGATCGTAGACGGCGGAATCGCCGGTTTCTCGCTTTGCGTATTGCGCCAGCGGCTCAGTTCAAACACCAGTGTCTTAGGAACATCTTTAATGACTGCGAATCCGCCGGCCATATCGCCGTAGAGTGTACAGTATCCGGTGGCATACTCGCTCTTATTACCGGTTGAAAGCACCAGCCACCCGTTCTTGTTCGACATCGCCATAATCAGCGTGCCGCGGATGCGCGCCTGCAGGTTCTCTTCCGCCAGCCCGGGTTCCGGGTTCCAATGGATGGAAAGTTCTTCGGTGAATTTTTCAAAGATTGGGAAAATCGGAATAGTGTGGAATTCCACGCCGAAATTGGCGGCAATCTGCTCGGCGTCGCTGAGCGTTTCGCTCGACGAATATTGCGACGGCATCGTAATGGCCGCGACGCGGTCTTTGCCGAGCGCATCGACGGCAATCGCCAGCACCAGCGCCGAGTCGATTCCGCCGCTGACCGCAACGACGGTCTTTTTGAAACCGTTTTTTTCGACGTAATCGCGCAGACCGGTTTTGAGCGCCTCATACACTTCTTCGAGCGGTTCCAGAGATTGGAAAACGCCGGTTCCGGCGGTGAGAGTTCCCTCTTTAAACAGCGGCGCAGATGCAACGAGTGTTCCGTCGGCTTCAAAAGCGGCGCTTCCGCCGTCAAACACCAGTTCATCCTGTCCGCCAACCTGATTGCAGAACAGCAGCGGAGCATTCATCGCCCGTGCAGCAGCGGCAAAAACCTCTTCGCGTTCAAACCGTTTGCCGCGATGGTAGGGCGAGGCCGACAGGTTGATCACCAGGTCCGGTTTTTCTGCGGCCAGTGAGGTGCTGGCTTCGCCGTCGGCCAGCCAGCTGTCTTCGCAAATGTGGATGCCGACTTTGGTTCCGAACGCGTCGAAGGCAAACGGGCTGTCGCCTTCGTCGAACACGCGTTTTTCATCGAAAACACCGTAGTTTGGCAGCATCATTTTTCGATAGATGCCGATCTGCTTTCCTTTGTGGAAAACAACCGCAGCGTTATGGCGTTCGATCGGCGAGCCGATCACGCAGTATGCTTCGGCAGGCAGTTTGCCGGCGATACGATCGAGCTGTTTGGCGCAGTCCTGAATAAAATGCGGTCGCAGGATCAGGTCTTCCGGCGGGTAGCCGCAAAGGGATAGTTCCGGAAAAACAATCAGCTGTGCGCCGTCGACGGCCGCCGCAGACGCCAGCTCGACGATACGGTCGGCGTTCTGTTCGAGCGCGCCGACCGTCGGGTTGAACTGGATGAGCGCTGTGTTGAGCGGTTGCATTAGCGCCGGTAGTTCGGGGCTTCTTTGGTGATGCGGATATCGTGCGCGTGTGCCTCGGTGGCTCCGGCGGCGGAAACGCGGACAAACCGGCCGTTTTCCTGCAGCTCCGGAATGGTGCGGGTACCGCAGTAGCCGAGGCTTGCCTGAAGTCCGCCGCAATACTGTTTGAGCACCTTGCTGACAGCTCCGGCGTATGGAACGACCCCTTCGATTCCCTGTGGAACGAGATCGTCGTCGGCACTGTCTTTGAGACCGTAGCGCTGGCGGGAGCCTTCGCGCGATTTCATGGCGTCGAGGCTGCCCATGCCGCGGTAGACAACAAACTGGCGGCCTTCGTAAAGAATTTTTTCGCCGGGACTTTCATCGGTTCCGGCCAGAACAGAGCCCATCATGACGGAGGAGGCTCCGGACACCATCGCTTTTGCGACGTCCCCGGAATGGCGGATGCCGCCATCGGCGATGACGGGGATGGATCCCTGAAGGGCCTTGGCGCAGCTGTAGATAGCGCTGATTTGGGGGATGCCGACTCCGGCGACCACGCGAGTGGTGCAGATTGAGCCCGGCCCGATTCCAACCTTCACGGCGTCTGCCCCGGCTTTCTGAAGCTCGAGAGCCGCTTCGCCGGTGGCGATATTTCCGGCAATGACGTCAATTTCCGGGAAGTTCTTTTTGACCCATGCGGTCATTTCAATGACGCCTTTGCTGTGGCCGTGTGCCGTGTCGACGGTCAGGACATCGACGTCCGCGTTGGCAAGTGCTTCGGCGCGGGCATAGTCGCCAGGACCGACGCCGGCGCCGACGCGCAGGCGGTAGAATTCGTCCCGGTTGTAGAGCGGACGGGTGTTTTCGATCAGGTCGGCCACATCGGTATAGCTGTAAAGGCCAATCAGTTTGTCGTCCTGGACCAGCGGCAGCTTGCCGATTTTGTGCTGACGCATGATTTTATATGCTTCTTCGAGATCGGTATCTTTTGGAGCGGTAATAACGTCGGTGGTCATGATTTCGCCCGCGGGCATCGCGAGGCTGGGGGCGAATCGAATGTCTTTGGTGGTCAGGATGCCGACCAGGGCCCCGGCGTCGTTGAGAATCGGGAATCCGCTGAAGCTGTAGCCTTTTTCTGCGCGCCGCATCTGGATTTCTTCCAGTGTCTGGCTTTCATTAAAGGTGATCGGGCTGGTAATCAGTCCGTTGAGGAAGTGTTTTACTTTGGCTACGGCAGCGGCCTGATCATCCGGGTCCAGGTTTTTATGAATGATGCCGATGCCGCCGTGCAGAGCCATGGCAATCGCCATGTCGGCTTCGGTTACCGTGTCCATCGCGGCGCTGATAAACGGGATGTTTACCTGGATGTTGCGGGTCAAATTCGTGCGAATCACGGCGTCGCCCGGCAGAAAGTCTGCATATTGCGTGATCAGAGATACATCGTCGAAAGTAAGCCCCTCAAAGGGGAATGTGCTCATAAATTTGTCGAGATACTTATTCTGGCTCATGAAATGTGTCCTTTTGCCAGCACACATTGGAGCTTGTGGCGAAACGAGTCAATATGGAAAAAACGGAAGAGTGAAATTGTGGAGCGATCCGGGACGGTTCGTTCCTGATTTAAGTTCTTTTCCTCTGCTCATTTATTCAATAATCCGTTATTCCAGTGTTTCATAAAGAAGGAGGTCTTATGCTGGCTGTTCATGTAAATATTCAGGTGAAACCGGATTGTATCGACGCTTTTATCGCGGCGACGGAGGAGAATGCGCAATACTCGCTTCTGGAATCCGGGGTTGCCCGTTTTGATGTTGTTCAGGATCGGAACGATCCAGCACACTTCGTGTTGGTCGAAGTCTATAAAGATGACGATGCGCCCGCTTTTCATAAAGAGACGGCCCACTATGCCAAATGGCGCGATACGGTTGCGGACATGATGGCGGGTCCCCGCTCCAGCATCAAATTTGAAACTCTTTATCCCGAACCCGCCCGCTGGGAGGCCGTCTGATGTTTGAGTTTGCCACTGCCGGAAAGATTATTTTCGGTAACGGAACATTGAAACAGGCAGCGCCAGTTGCGGCTGTGTTTGGACGGAAGGCGTTGGTTGTGACCGGTCGCGACACGGATCGCGCTGCGCCATTGATGGATGCACTGGCAGCTCTAGGTATAAACTGCGAAATGTTTGCGGTGTCCGGCGAACCGACAGTTGAGCTGGCTTGTCAGGCCTCGCAGTTTGCTGTTGATGTGGTGATTGGATTCGGCGGCGGCAGTGTTATTGATCTTGCCAAGGCCGCGGCGGCACTGATGTCTAATCCCGGTGATCCGCTTGATTATCTGGAAGTGATCGGAAAAGGGCAGCCGCTCACGGAACGGGCCGTGCCGTGCATTGCGATTCCGACTACGGCCGGAACGGGAGCAGAGGTGACTAAAAATGCAGTTCTCGCCTCTCCGGAACATAAGGTGAAGGTCAGCATGCGCCATCCATTCATGATTCCGGACCTTGCCATTGTCGACCCCGAATGCACGCTGTCCATGCCGCCCGCTGTCACCGCATCTACCGGTCTCGATGCGCTGACCCAGCTGCTCGAAGCGTTTATCTCAAAAAAAGCGACTCCTGTGACGGATGGTTTCTGCCGCGAAGGTCTTCCGCGTGCTGTTCGTTCTCTGCGGCGGGTGTTTGAGAACGGAGATGACCTCGCCGCTCGCGAGGATATGGCGCTGGCCAGTCTGTTTGGCGGTCTTGCGCTCGCCAATGCCGGGCTCGGAGCCGTGCACGGTTTCGCCGGCCCGGTCGGCGGGATGTTCAGTGCTCCGCACGGAATGGTCTGTGCTGCGCTCCTGCCGCACGTTATGAAAGTGAATCTTGCCGCACTGAGGGAGCGCGAACCGAATGTTCAAACATTGGAGAGATTTGATGAGTTTTCCCGGATGACCGGCGGCTCAAAAGCTGAAGACGGCATCAGTTGGCTGGCCGGGCTTTGCCGCGACCTGCAGGTTCCGGCTCTTTCCACGTTCGGTATCACTGAGGCTGATTTCCCGGTAATCGTCGAAAAATCAAAAAATGCCTCCTCAATGAAAGGAAACGCGGTAGAGCTGAGCGATGCACAGCTGACTCACATTCTTCAGGCCGCTTGGCTGTGAATTTCTTAAACCGCAGTGTTACGGTGGGTGACTTTTTTAGTGGGGCGCACTCAAAACGTGCCGGGGCGGCATGCTGTTCCTCTTTTCGGAATTTAGATGGTAATGCCGAGGTTCCCGATATGGATGTGCTGAAGTCCGTTGGCTTCGGCGATGGATTTTGCCGTGAACAGTGTTTCGGCCGGCGTGACCGGAGCGTCTCGCCATGTGGCGGTCGGGTGGTATGCGCTGAAATGCCAGGGAACGTCCGGGCCCAGGTTTGAGACGGCCCATTTGGTCATGGCATCGATTTCTTCCGGTGAATCATTTTTTCCCGGAATGATCAGGGTGGTGACTTCCAGATGAACGGAGGTTTCTTTCTTTAAATAGACTAATGTGTCGAGCACGGGCTGCAGAGTGGCTCCGCACAGGTTCTTATAGAAAGAGTCGGTGAATGCTTTCAGGTCAACATTTGCGGCGTCGATATGGCGGTAGAGTTCTTTGCGCGGTTCCGGTTCGATCCATCCGTTGGTGACTGCCACGGTTTTCAACCCATGTTCATGGCATACAATTGCCGTATCGACGGCGAATTCAAGGAATACGGTTGGTTCATTATAGGTAAAGGCCACGCTTTCGCATTCATACCGCAGGGCGGTCTCTGCGATTTCTTCCGGAGTCACCGGGGTCCCGTCCAGTTTTTTCGGCTGGCTGAGATGGAAGTTCTGGCAAAAGCCGCAAATCAGGTTGCAGCCGACCGTGCCGAATGAGAGTACACTGCTGCCGGGCAGAAAATGATTCAGCGGTTTCTTTTCAATGGGATCCACGGCCAGTCCGCAGACAAGCCCGTAGGTTTCTGCAATCAGTTTATTGCCGATGCGGCGGCGTCCGAAGCATTGGCCGCGTTTTCCGTCTGCAATGCGGCAGTGACGCGGACAGAGGGTGCATTCAATCGGGCCGCCGTCAGACATTTTCCAGTATTCTGCCTCCTTCATAGTTCGATATTAACGCTGTTCTTTTTAAAAGGCATGCCTTAAAATCACATACGTGAGCGAAAGAGTAAGAGTTTCTGCGGTGGCCGGCATGTTTTATCCGGCCGATCCGGATGAGCTTCATCGGATGGTGCGGCGCTTTCTGGATCATGCCGAGGCGTCGTCGCTGCTGCCTCCGAAAGCGGTGATTGTGCCGCATGCGGGGTATGTCTATTCCGGAGCGGTCGCGGCCAGTGCGTATGCGTGTGTGGATCCGACTGAGATTTCGCGGGTGGTGCTGATTGGACCGTCGCATCGGGTTATGCTGGAGGGGATGGCTATTCCGGAGTCGCTGATCTGGGAAACGCCGATTGGTGATGTTCAGATTGATTTCGATGCCATGGAAAAAGTTTCGTCATTTGCGCAGGTGCTATTTTCCGAACGCGCGCATCTGGAGGAGCATTGTCTGGAAGTTCAGCTGCCGTTTCTTCAGGAGCTGCTGGGCGATCGTTTTCGTCTGGCGCCGATGGTGGTAGGAGACTGCTCGCCCGATGATGTGGCCGATGTGCTGGAGGTCCTGTGGGGTGGTCCTGAAACGCTGGTGGTTGTCAGCAGCGATCTCAGCCATTATCTTCCGTATGAACGGGCCTGCCTGAAAGATCAGACAACGGTTCGGGCCATTGAGGATTTGGATGTATACAGATTGGAGGGCGACAGCGCCTGCGGGCTGAACGCCATTGCCGGGCTGATTTGTCTGGCCCAGCGGCGGGGTATGAGATCCAAACTGCTCGATCTGCGCAACTCCGGCGATACCGCCGGATCCAGAGAGCAGGTCGTCGGTTACGGCGCATTTGCTTTTTATGAATAATCACGATGAAACCGGAACACCAGAGTCTGCTGCTGAAGATTGCGCGCGATGCGATTTCCTCGACGATCGAGCACGGTCGAGGCGAAGGCGAACAGGCTTTCCAGTCTTTGGAGAAAAAATTTCCAGATATTGGAAACATTCCGGAACTGCAGGAAGAGCGGGCCACATTTGTGACGCTGACGATTGATGGCGATTTGCGCGGATGCATCGGTATGCTTGAAGCCTGCCGCCCGCTGGCTGAGGATGTGGTCGAAAATGCGCGGGCGGCAGCTTTTCGCGATCCGCGGTTTGCGCCTTTATCTATAGAAGAATTCGGGCAGCTCCAGATCCACATTTCTGTTCTTTCCACGCCGGAAGAGCTGTTTTTTGAGTCCGAGGCGGATCTGCTGGCGCAGATTCGTCAGGATGTTGACGGGCTGATTCTGCAGGACGGCGAACGGCGGGGTACGTTTCTGCCGAGTGTCTGGGCGGATCTTCCGAACAAAGAGCTTTTTCTGATGCACCTGAAGATGAAGGCGGGCCTGCCGAGCGATTACTGGTCTGACACGCTTCGTGTATTCCGCTATACCGCGGAGTGTTTTCCGGCGGATTAACGCGTTTTCCAATCTTTGGAAAAACGGCTGGAAAATCTTCCGAACTTTGGAAAGGTGAATTTTTTCGAATTCCGGCTTGTACGGCGGAGGCGTGTCTGTATGATGAGCCGCTCTTAAAAATGAATGCGAGAGAGACTATTTTGCTGGACGCTCTGCTGGAGGCCGTGATAGATAGTCACGCTTTTCGCGCCGTGCTGGAAAACGGGCATGTGTTTACAGCCTATATTGCAGTGCGGGACCGGGATAAAAAACTCCCAAAGACGGGAGCCCGGGTAAAGGTGGAAATGTCGCCTTACAACATGAGTGCAGGGCGGGTTATTGTTTAGGTGAATTTATGAAGGTAAAAGCTTCGGTGAGAAAAATCAGTGCGGACGATAAGATTGTTCGTCGTAAAGGACGTGTATACGTCATTAATAAACGCAATCCCCGCCATAAACAGCGTCAGGGCTAAAGGAGCAGATTTATGCCACGTGTACTTGGAATTGATATCCCCGGCAGAAAGCGTCTTGAGTACGCTTTGACTTATATTTACGGCCTCGGCCTCGCCAAATCCCGCGAAGTGATCGCCAAAGCGGGGCTGGATCCGGCCAAAAAAGCGGACGACCTGACCGACGAAGATATTACAAAGATCGGTGCGGTGATTCGCGAAGGGTATGTGATTGAAGGGGACCTGCGTCGGGAAATCACGCAGAACATCCGCCGTCTCATTTCGATTAACTCTTACCGGGGTTCCCGTCATCGCCGCGGTCTTCCGGCTCGCGGACAGCGTACTAAAACCAATGCCCGCAGCCGTAAGGGCCCGAAACGCACAGTGGGTGCCGTTCGTGGTAAAGAGGCTCGTTCCGCCGCTAAAATCGCGGGTCGCTAACTTTTAAGCAAGGAATTCATTCATGGCTGAAGAAACCAAAGTAGAAGAAACCGCTGAAGCGGTTAAAACCCCCGTTGTTGAAGAAACTGCGCCTGCAGCTCCGGCTGCCGCAGAAGAAAAAGCGGAAGCTCCTGCTGAAGAAAAAGCAGAGAAAAAGCCGCAACGTCAGAAAGACATTTTCGCGGCGATCGAAGGTGACAACGAAGAGGAAGCCAAGCCGAAACGCCGCATGAAAGGCGCCAAAAACATTCCGTACGGCATCGCTTTCATCAAAACCACTTTCAACAACACCATCGTGTCGCTGACGGATATGCGCGGTGAAGTTATTTCGTGGAGCAGCGCCGGACGCTGTGGGTTTAAAGGTTCCCGTAAGAGCACGGCTTTTGCTGCTACGACTGTGGCTCAGGAAGCTGCCCGTGGAGCCATTTCCCATGGAATGAATGAAGTTGAAGTTCGTGTGCAGGGACCGGGCGCTGGCCGCGAGTCGGCGGTGCGTGCCATTCAGGCTGCCGGCCTTCGTGTTTCCTCTATTAAGGACACCACACCTGTTCCTCACAACGGATGCCGCCCGAAGAAGCAGCGTCGCGTTTAACGTGAATTATTAAACACCATACGAACCGGTTAACGCCCGGTTCTGGGAGACAATAAGATGCCGATTAGATTAGGTCGTTTCGAAATGCCCAAACGGGTCGTCAAAGACGAATCCGTTTCCACCGAGAACTATGGAAAATTCATCGCCGAGCCGTTTGAGGCCGGATATGGACGCACCATCGGGAACTCTATGCGCCGTGTGCTGCTTTCCTCTTTGGAAGGCACCTCCATTTCTTCTGTTAAAATCAAAGGTGCACCGCACGAATTCTGCACGCTTCCGGGCGTTCGTGAAGATGTGACGGACATCGTTCTGAACCTGAAGAAAGTTTTGTTCAAATCCTATACCCGCGATCCGCAGGTTCTTAAGATCAACGTGCAGGGACCGGGCGAGGTGACTGCCGGCGATATCATTACGGTTGATGGAGTTGATGTTCTCAACCCAGACCACCACATCGCTACCCTGGATGAAGACGGTTCTTTTGTTGCTGAATTTGAAACCCGTGTCGGTCGCGGTTACTGCCCGGCAGAAGGCAACAAAAAAGAAGAACAGGAAATCGGTGTGATTCCGATTGACTCTCTGTTCTCCCCGGTTTCCCGCGTAAAATACGAGGTGGATCGTTGCCGGGTTGGACGCCGTACGGACTATGACCGCCTGATCATCGAAATCTGGACGGATGGCCGTGTGACTCCGGATGACGCTCTGACGCTTTCTGCAGCAATTCTGCGTCATCATCTCGACGTTTTCGTCAGCTACGACAAAGACCTCATCGAGTTCGAAGCGAGCGAGAAGCAGATCGACATCGAGAAAGAAGAGCTGCGTAAAAAACTGAATATCAGCGTCAACGAAATTGAGCTGAGTGTTCGTGCGGCAAACTGCCTGAACAACGCCAATATCACAACGGTTGGCGAGCTGGCCCAGAAAACAGAAGCGGAAATGCTTAAATACCGCAACTTCGGTAAGAAGTCGCTGAATGAGATCAAACAGAAGATCATTGATATGGGGCTTTCGCTGGGAATGACTTTTGATCCGGATCTGTTGAACCCGCCGGCAAAAGATTTCGAATAATTTAAACTATCGAGGATTATCATGAGACATCGTGTAAAAAAAATTAAACTGGGCCGTCGCGGTGCACACCGTGATTCGATGCTCGCCAATATGGTTTGCAGTCTGATTGCCGAACGTCGCATCAAGACCACTCTGTCAAAAGCCAAAGTTGTGGCTCCGATGGCGGAGAAAATGGTTACGCTGGGCAAAAAAGGAACGCTGGCCGCTCGCCGTCAGGCATTGTCCGCACTCAAACAGGAAACTGTGGTGCAAGCGCTCTTTGACGAGATCGCCCCGGGCTTTGCAAATCGTGCCGGTGGATACACCCGGATCACCAAACTCGGTCCGCGGATGAGCGATGCTTCAGAAATGGCAATCATTGAATGGGTGGAAGCCGCTGAGCCGGCCGCTGCCGAAAAGTGAGTCGGAGAAGCCGATGATAAAAAGACCTCTTAAGCAAACTGCTTGGAGGTCTTTTTTTATTTAAGCGGGGAAATGGAAAAGCAAAGGGTAAACAAAATGAGTCGCAGTGCATTTATCTCAGAAATTATTGAAAAGGCGAAAGCCAACCAGCGCACGATTGTGCTTCCGGAAGGGGCTGATGATCGGGTGACTGAAGCTGCTAATATGATTGCCGCCGAAGGGATTGCAAAAGTAATCGTGCTGGGTGGCGAAGATACTGTCGCAAAGGTCGGTAAAGCGGTTACAGTGGTCAATCCGGAAACATCCGAGAAACTGGATGACTACGTCCAGGAATTTTATGAACTTCGCAAAGCCAGGGGCATGACTTTGGAGAAGGCGAAAGAAATCCTCCAGAGTGAGGTGAATTATTTTGGAATGATGATGGTGCAGTGCGGTGATGCTGACGGTCTGGTTTCCGGTGCGGCCCATTCGACGGCAGATACGGTTCGCCCGGCGCTTCAGATCATCAAGGGGGCCCGCAAAGGCGGCATGGTTTCCTCTCTGTTTTTCATGGTTTGCGAGGGAACTCCTTACATTTTTTCAGATAGCGGACTGGTTGAGAATCCGAATGCGGATCAGTTGGCTCAGATTGCTGTTCAGAGTGCGCAGACTGCGCTGCAGTTCAGTATGCCTGCCAAAGTGGCGATGCTGTCTTATTCAACCAAA of Tichowtungia aerotolerans contains these proteins:
- a CDS encoding DNA-directed RNA polymerase subunit alpha — encoded protein: MPIRLGRFEMPKRVVKDESVSTENYGKFIAEPFEAGYGRTIGNSMRRVLLSSLEGTSISSVKIKGAPHEFCTLPGVREDVTDIVLNLKKVLFKSYTRDPQVLKINVQGPGEVTAGDIITVDGVDVLNPDHHIATLDEDGSFVAEFETRVGRGYCPAEGNKKEEQEIGVIPIDSLFSPVSRVKYEVDRCRVGRRTDYDRLIIEIWTDGRVTPDDALTLSAAILRHHLDVFVSYDKDLIEFEASEKQIDIEKEELRKKLNISVNEIELSVRAANCLNNANITTVGELAQKTEAEMLKYRNFGKKSLNEIKQKIIDMGLSLGMTFDPDLLNPPAKDFE
- the rplQ gene encoding 50S ribosomal protein L17, with amino-acid sequence MRHRVKKIKLGRRGAHRDSMLANMVCSLIAERRIKTTLSKAKVVAPMAEKMVTLGKKGTLAARRQALSALKQETVVQALFDEIAPGFANRAGGYTRITKLGPRMSDASEMAIIEWVEAAEPAAAEK
- the pta gene encoding phosphate acetyltransferase codes for the protein MSRSAFISEIIEKAKANQRTIVLPEGADDRVTEAANMIAAEGIAKVIVLGGEDTVAKVGKAVTVVNPETSEKLDDYVQEFYELRKARGMTLEKAKEILQSEVNYFGMMMVQCGDADGLVSGAAHSTADTVRPALQIIKGARKGGMVSSLFFMVCEGTPYIFSDSGLVENPNADQLAQIAVQSAQTALQFSMPAKVAMLSYSTKGSACNPLVDKVVEATATAKQILADDFSGLDIELDGEFQLDAAIVPSVAASKAPGSGVAGQARVLIFPDLNAGNIGYKLVQRLGGAEAYGPILQGLNKPVNDLSRGCSSEDIVGVAAITALQSL